From a region of the Dioscorea cayenensis subsp. rotundata cultivar TDr96_F1 unplaced genomic scaffold, TDr96_F1_v2_PseudoChromosome.rev07_lg8_w22 25.fasta BLBR01001092.1, whole genome shotgun sequence genome:
- the LOC120255590 gene encoding trigger factor-like isoform X2, producing MEVAGKSLFKGFSPEIIGQKPRPPWDTRIWFKMKFHLCVTKNGAEGDDRRFGSVSNRPSLLVLKNCDRSHKYFNAIQAISQDFVVSSNTYQDGHVKVRIMVDGTKTQAIFDTVFAKLVDAAQPIPGFRRVKGGKTPDIPKDILLQILGPSKVNFQSIKKIINSTVAEFVEKEDLKVTKSLRVEQSFEELEAIFIPGKEFGFDAVIQLQETRPTKS from the exons ATGGAAGTAGCTGGTAAATCCCTATTCAAGGGTTTCAGTCCTGAG ATCATAGGCCAAAAGCCCAGACCACCTTGGGATACTAGAATTTGGTTCAAAATGAAGTTCCATCTCTGTGTGACAAAAAATGGTGCAGAAGGTGACGACAGAAG ATTTGGTTCAGTAAGTAATCGACCTTCACTTTTGGTATTAAAGAACTGCGACAGGAGTCACAAATATTTCAATGCTATCCAGGCAATATCGCAAG ACTTTGTGGTTTCTTCAAATACCTATCAGGATGGGCATGTAAAG GTCAGAATTATGGTAGATGGTACAAAGACCCAAGCTATTTTTGACACTGTTTTCGCCAAGCTCGTTGATGCTGCACAACCAATTCCAGGATTTAGAAGAGTGAAAGGAG GCAAAACTCCAGAT ATCCCGAAGGACATTCTCCTGCAAATCCTAGGACCTTCCAAAGTCAACTTTCAGTCtatcaaaaaaatcatcaacTCCACTGTCGCTGAATTTGTGGAAAAG GAAGATCTCAAGGTTACCAAAAGTCTCAGAGTTGAACAAAGTTTCGAAGAGCTTGAAGCAATATTCATACCGGGGAAAGAGTTTGGCTTCGATGCGGTAATTCAGCTACAAGAAACCCGCCCAACGAAATcttga
- the LOC120255591 gene encoding uncharacterized protein LOC120255591 yields the protein MASMVMTTLCSHVSFHWNQPLFPQVMFERQGDNQFPFKRTAHHLTLHAASGVDFGRLSTPSGRTCRHMPWPVFAVGSGYEASISDQKKKDDISVGDVMIVIESRDDDKIQVRVDLTGEQTQKAFDGVLTNMARTAPPIPGFRRTKGGKTSNVPKSFLLQILERSRLPKFLYRRNCHITVGDFVKKENLKVKSQFKTTQTADELESAFTPGIEFSFNATMELLKTDAEAANSSST from the exons ATGGCGTCAATGGTGATGACAACACTCTGCTCGCACGTCTCTTTCCATTGGAATCAACCTCTTTTTCCTCag GTGATGTTTGAAAGGCAAGGAGACAACCAGTTTCCATTTAAGAGAACTGCACACCATCTCACTCTTCATGCTGCTTCTGGAGTTGATTTTGGAAG GCTATCTACACCTTCTGGAAGAACTTGCAGGCATATGCCTTGGCCTGTTTTTGCTGTTGGTTCAG gTTACGAAGCATCAATTTCCGATCAAAAGAAGAAGGATGACATATCTGTGGGTGATGTGATGATAGTTATTGAGTCACGTGATGATGATAAGATTCAA GTAAGGGTGGACTTGACTGGAGAGCAAACACAGAAGGCATTTGATGGCGTTCTTACGAATATGGCTCGCACAGCGCCTCCTATTCCAGGGTTTCGAAGAACAAAAGGAG GAAAAACTTCAAAT GTTCCTAAAAGCTTTCTCTTGCAAATACTGGAAAGATCGAGGTTACCAAAATTCCTTTATAGAAGAAATTGTCATATAACTGTAGGCGATTTTGTGAAGAAG GAAAATTTGAAGGTGAAGAGCCAATTCAAGACAACACAAACTGCAGATGAGCTTGAATCAGCATTTACGCCTGGTATTGAATTCAGTTTCAATGCTACTATGGAGTTGTTAAAAACAGATGCTGAAGCGGCGAACTCAAGCTCTACATAG
- the LOC120255590 gene encoding uncharacterized protein LOC120255590 isoform X1 yields the protein MEVAGKSLFKGFSPEIIGQKPRPPWDTRIWFKMKFHLCVTKNGAEGDDRRFGSVSNRPSLLVLKNCDRSHKYFNAIQAISQENADVSTSSFEDFVVSSNTYQDGHVKVRIMVDGTKTQAIFDTVFAKLVDAAQPIPGFRRVKGGKTPDIPKDILLQILGPSKVNFQSIKKIINSTVAEFVEKEDLKVTKSLRVEQSFEELEAIFIPGKEFGFDAVIQLQETRPTKS from the exons ATGGAAGTAGCTGGTAAATCCCTATTCAAGGGTTTCAGTCCTGAG ATCATAGGCCAAAAGCCCAGACCACCTTGGGATACTAGAATTTGGTTCAAAATGAAGTTCCATCTCTGTGTGACAAAAAATGGTGCAGAAGGTGACGACAGAAG ATTTGGTTCAGTAAGTAATCGACCTTCACTTTTGGTATTAAAGAACTGCGACAGGAGTCACAAATATTTCAATGCTATCCAGGCAATATCGCAAG AAAATGCTGATGTTTCTACTTCCTCTTTTGAAGACTTTGTGGTTTCTTCAAATACCTATCAGGATGGGCATGTAAAG GTCAGAATTATGGTAGATGGTACAAAGACCCAAGCTATTTTTGACACTGTTTTCGCCAAGCTCGTTGATGCTGCACAACCAATTCCAGGATTTAGAAGAGTGAAAGGAG GCAAAACTCCAGAT ATCCCGAAGGACATTCTCCTGCAAATCCTAGGACCTTCCAAAGTCAACTTTCAGTCtatcaaaaaaatcatcaacTCCACTGTCGCTGAATTTGTGGAAAAG GAAGATCTCAAGGTTACCAAAAGTCTCAGAGTTGAACAAAGTTTCGAAGAGCTTGAAGCAATATTCATACCGGGGAAAGAGTTTGGCTTCGATGCGGTAATTCAGCTACAAGAAACCCGCCCAACGAAATcttga